A single genomic interval of Zingiber officinale cultivar Zhangliang chromosome 4A, Zo_v1.1, whole genome shotgun sequence harbors:
- the LOC121972599 gene encoding uncharacterized protein LOC121972599, giving the protein MVNEFSATYNNFYTHRQSGWSDENVLENALNMWKANNKGKDFNYMHVWRVLKEYEKYTPQSIAHYSNKKARTSESGGNTSTSNPDTSVDLDDFEVRIRPIGQKAAKRKGKSKAREGDTMEHSIDKE; this is encoded by the coding sequence ATGGTAAATGAATTTTCTGcaacttataataatttttatactcatcgGCAAAGCGGTTGGAGTGACGAGAATGTGTTGGAGAATGCATTGAATATGTGGAAAGCCAACAACAAAGGCAAGGATTTTAATTATATGCATGTGTGGAGGGTTCTCAAAGAATATGAGAAATATACTCCACAATCAATTGCTCATTACTCtaacaagaaagcaaggacaTCCGAATCAGGGGGAAACACTTCAACATCAAATCCAGATACAAGTGTTGATTTAGATGACTTTGAAGTCCGCATTCGTCCTATAGGGCAAAAGGCAGCGAAGAGAAAGGGCAAATCTAAAGCCAGAGAGGGTGACACAATGGAACATAGCATCGACAAAGAATGa